The following coding sequences lie in one Cronobacter universalis NCTC 9529 genomic window:
- a CDS encoding MFS transporter produces the protein MKSLHSFTMPAKRASRAAPPWAGLSVLLLAGFVTIFDLFVVNVAIPGIQSGLRADFAQISLVVAGYELAFGVLLITGGRLGDRFGRRRLFIIGMAGFTLASACCGLAPGIGYLISARVLQGLAAALLFPQVYASIRVNFEGDDRRKAFGLLGMTLGLAAIAGQVLGGWLVHVDLFGLSWRNIFLINIPVGAIAILAARAIPESTAPQRPQLDWTGVALVSIGLTLLLVPLIEGPAQGWPAWSLWSPGAALVLLALFYRQQERRRRAGKWLLVDMRLMSKRQFALGTLLVLLVYSTSSSFFLCFALLAQTGMGLDPFLAGSLFAPCSVGFVLASLAAPRLVAKKGTRTLFWGGLIYAVFIGVLMAQVGISGAELKLATLIPALMMIGAGQGYIMTPLLNLVLGFVDEAESGMASGVISTVQQVGAALGIAVVGILFHGALSEATSLPQAGQYACAFVSGMLYNLGAAVATCLLLLILVKTQRARC, from the coding sequence ATGAAATCACTCCACTCCTTTACGATGCCGGCCAAACGCGCCTCCCGCGCCGCGCCGCCCTGGGCAGGTTTGTCCGTACTCCTCCTCGCGGGGTTCGTCACTATTTTCGATCTGTTTGTCGTCAATGTCGCCATTCCCGGCATTCAGAGCGGGCTGCGCGCGGATTTCGCGCAGATTAGTCTCGTCGTCGCTGGGTATGAACTCGCTTTTGGCGTGCTGCTGATTACCGGCGGGCGGCTGGGCGACCGGTTCGGCCGCCGCCGGCTGTTCATTATCGGTATGGCGGGCTTTACCCTGGCATCAGCGTGTTGCGGCCTGGCGCCCGGCATCGGTTATCTTATCAGCGCCCGTGTCTTGCAGGGGCTGGCGGCGGCGCTGCTGTTCCCGCAGGTATATGCCTCCATTCGGGTTAACTTTGAGGGCGATGACAGACGCAAAGCCTTTGGCCTGCTGGGGATGACGCTGGGCCTGGCCGCGATTGCCGGTCAGGTGTTGGGCGGTTGGCTGGTACATGTCGATCTGTTCGGGCTGAGCTGGCGTAACATTTTTCTCATCAATATACCGGTGGGGGCGATCGCCATTCTCGCGGCACGCGCTATTCCCGAATCTACCGCCCCGCAGAGGCCTCAGCTGGACTGGACGGGCGTGGCGCTGGTCAGCATCGGGCTGACGCTGTTACTGGTTCCGCTAATCGAGGGGCCGGCGCAGGGCTGGCCTGCGTGGAGCTTGTGGTCGCCGGGTGCGGCGCTGGTGTTGCTCGCGCTTTTTTACCGGCAACAGGAACGACGCCGCAGAGCAGGGAAGTGGCTGCTGGTTGATATGCGTCTGATGTCGAAGCGCCAGTTTGCGCTGGGCACGTTACTGGTGCTGCTGGTCTACTCGACCTCCAGTTCATTTTTCCTCTGCTTTGCCTTACTGGCGCAGACGGGGATGGGGCTGGATCCTTTTCTGGCGGGAAGCCTGTTTGCGCCCTGTAGCGTAGGCTTTGTGCTGGCATCGCTGGCGGCGCCGCGTCTGGTGGCGAAAAAGGGAACCCGGACCCTGTTTTGGGGCGGCCTCATCTATGCGGTTTTTATCGGGGTGTTAATGGCGCAGGTCGGAATTTCTGGCGCTGAACTAAAACTTGCGACGCTGATCCCGGCGCTGATGATGATCGGCGCCGGTCAGGGTTACATTATGACGCCCTTACTGAACCTGGTGCTGGGTTTCGTCGACGAAGCGGAATCGGGCATGGCATCCGGCGTGATATCGACCGTGCAGCAGGTTGGCGCGGCGCTGGGCATCGCCGTTGTTGGCATCCTGTTTCATGGCGCGCTTTCAGAGGCGACGTCTCTGCCACAAGCCGGACAGTATGCCTGTGCGTTTGTGTCCGGGATGCTGTACAACCTCGGAGCGGCTGTCGCTACCTGCCTGCTGTTGCTGATTCTGGTAAAAACGCAGCGGGCAAGATGCTGA
- a CDS encoding helix-turn-helix transcriptional regulator translates to MRTLNRTRTDLAAFLRAQRERLSPADVGLPSGTRRRTPGLRREEVAALAGVGLTWYTWLEQGRDIGVSSTFLDNLARVLKLDAAERRHLFMLAHERPPAEPGKTWCVLPPLVRRLMHDLPHPAFVLNLRWDVLGFNAPADALFHFARHQPERRNLLWLLFTDPALRTRVVDWEEQAPLMLSSFRRDFTRASQSTDIQELVDELEHVSPEFKTWWRQHHVHAPCNGVRRLLIEENPVPFEFTSLTVDEDRHLRLVVYARQQEATPP, encoded by the coding sequence ATGCGAACACTGAACCGAACGCGTACCGATCTGGCCGCCTTTCTGCGGGCGCAGCGGGAGCGCCTGTCACCCGCCGATGTCGGCCTTCCCAGCGGCACCCGACGCCGGACGCCGGGGCTTCGGCGTGAAGAGGTCGCGGCGCTGGCGGGCGTCGGCCTCACCTGGTACACCTGGCTTGAACAGGGCCGGGATATCGGGGTGTCGTCCACTTTTCTGGATAATCTGGCCCGGGTGCTGAAACTGGATGCCGCAGAACGTCGACACTTGTTTATGCTGGCGCATGAGCGCCCGCCGGCCGAGCCCGGTAAGACCTGGTGCGTGCTGCCGCCCCTGGTGCGGCGTCTGATGCATGACCTGCCGCACCCCGCGTTTGTGCTCAATCTGCGCTGGGACGTGCTGGGATTTAACGCCCCCGCCGATGCGCTGTTTCATTTCGCGCGTCATCAACCCGAGCGGCGTAACCTTCTCTGGCTTCTGTTCACCGATCCCGCTCTTCGGACGCGGGTGGTTGACTGGGAGGAACAGGCTCCGCTGATGCTCTCAAGCTTTCGCCGCGACTTCACGCGCGCCAGCCAAAGTACAGATATTCAGGAACTGGTCGATGAGCTGGAACATGTCTCGCCAGAGTTCAAAACCTGGTGGCGTCAGCACCACGTTCACGCGCCCTGCAACGGCGTTCGCCGTTTGCTGATAGAAGAAAACCCCGTGCCGTTCGAATTTACGTCTCTGACCGTGGATGAAGACCGGCATCTGAGGCTGGTGGTCTACGCGCGACAACAAGAGGCGACGCCCCCGTAA